The Pelagibacterium halotolerans B2 nucleotide sequence CGGCCCTCGCTTCGGCGATTTCGGCCCGCAGCGCGTGGACCATGTCGTTGAACGCGGGCTCGTACATCACGTCGAGTTCGCGCGGGCGCGGGAACGGCACCTTGTGAACGTTGACCACCCGCCCCGGCCGCGCGCTCATCACGTGGATGGTGTCGGCCAGGAATGCCGCCTCGCGCAGATCGTGGGTGACCAGAACGATGGTGACGCCCTGCGCCGCGTGAAGGTCGCGGATCACCTGCCATAGCTCTTCGCGGGTGAACGCATCGAGCGCCCCGAACGGTTCGTCCAGCATCAGGAGTTCGGGCTCGTGGATCAGCGCGCGGCACAGATTGGCCCGCTGCTGCATGCCGCCCGAAAGCTGCCAGGGAAATTTCGAGCCGAAGCCTTTGAGCCCCACCGTTTCCAGCAGCGCCTCGGCCTTTTCGACATATTCCGCCTTGTGCCGGCGCAACCGGTGGCGGTGTTTTTCGACGATTTCGAGGGGGAGCAGGATGTTGTCCAGCGTCGTGCGCCAGGGCAGCATGGTCGGGTTCTGGAACGCCATGCCGACAATGGATACAGGCTTGGTGACATAGCTCCCCGCCACCGTCACCACGCCGGTTTGCGGGATGTGCAGGCCGGTGACCAGCTTCATGAGCGTGGATTTCCCGCACCCCGACGGCCCGACCACGGCGGCGAACTCGCCCTTGGCGACGCTCATATCGAGCCCCGACACCGCCAGCGTGCCATCGGCCCCGCCATAGCGCATGTCGACATTTTCGATTTCAACGAGCGGTTTGCTCATGGCCCGCCCCCTTTGATGGCCGGGCTCGTATCGCGCCCGGCCAAAGCGTGATTATTCGAACATGCGCTCTTCGGCGGGCGGCAGGAAGCTGTCATCGAAGACGTCCGCTGCCGAAATGTCCGACGATATGCCGATCGAGGTGCCAAGCTGGGCGATGGCGCGGTCGAGACGGTCGAAATCGATACCGCCGAACCCGTTCTCCTGGACGTAGGCGGTGTTGATGTTCATCTCATTGGCCATTTCCAGCCGCTCGGTCTCGATGTCGATATCGAGAATGTCGTTGGCCGCGACCACCGCCGCAGCACCCGCTGCCGGATCGGCCACCGCATCGGCAAAGCCCTTGGCCAGGGCGCGCAGCATGGCTTCGACAACTTCGGGATTTTCCTCGGCGAAGGTCGTGTTGACCATGATCGAATTGCCGTAAAGCTCGAGCCCGTGATCGGCCATCATGATCGGCACGATATCCTCGTCGGGCACCCCTTGCGCCTTGAGGTTGAGGATCACCGAAAAGGCGAACCCGAAAACGGCGTCCACATCGCCCTGCGCCAGCATCGGCTCACGCACCGGAAAGCCGATGGATTCGATTGTGATATCGGACGTATCGATCCCCGAAGCCTCGACGAACGCCGGCCACTGGGCGAACGCGCCATCGGGCGGCGGCGCGCCCAGCGTCTTGCCTTCCAGCGATGCCGGGTCTTCGGTGATGCCGAGCGAAGAGCGCCCCACGACCGAGAAGGTCGGGGTTTCATAGACCATCATGATCGCCTTGATCGGCTGGCTTGCGTCCTCGTCGAGAAACTTGATGAGCGA carries:
- a CDS encoding ABC transporter substrate-binding protein; translated protein: MLNRRVFTLAAGSLVLGASLAAPVLSQELTPVRFTLDWRIEGPAAGFMLARDNGYFEQEGLDVTFDVGNGSVEVIPRVATGAYDMGFGDINSLIKFLDEDASQPIKAIMMVYETPTFSVVGRSSLGITEDPASLEGKTLGAPPPDGAFAQWPAFVEASGIDTSDITIESIGFPVREPMLAQGDVDAVFGFAFSVILNLKAQGVPDEDIVPIMMADHGLELYGNSIMVNTTFAEENPEVVEAMLRALAKGFADAVADPAAGAAAVVAANDILDIDIETERLEMANEMNINTAYVQENGFGGIDFDRLDRAIAQLGTSIGISSDISAADVFDDSFLPPAEERMFE
- a CDS encoding ABC transporter ATP-binding protein, which codes for MSKPLVEIENVDMRYGGADGTLAVSGLDMSVAKGEFAAVVGPSGCGKSTLMKLVTGLHIPQTGVVTVAGSYVTKPVSIVGMAFQNPTMLPWRTTLDNILLPLEIVEKHRHRLRRHKAEYVEKAEALLETVGLKGFGSKFPWQLSGGMQQRANLCRALIHEPELLMLDEPFGALDAFTREELWQVIRDLHAAQGVTIVLVTHDLREAAFLADTIHVMSARPGRVVNVHKVPFPRPRELDVMYEPAFNDMVHALRAEIAEARAVA